A segment of the Nostoc sp. TCL26-01 genome:
ATAACTCCATAAATTACTAGTCAGAATATATATTTTTGATTAATATTTAAAAATCAACATAATTGGCTGATGCTGTTAAAATCAGGCTTTTACTATGAATATCGAAGTTTTAAAATCTCTTTATTTTAAGATTTTGTTCAGTAATGAACATTTTTTTAATGTGGTATATACATAAAATAAAAGTATAAAAATACTGTTATTTAGATAACAAAACATTGATCATCTGAGGTATTTTTCTCATAGGTTTGGAAAATTAATGATAAACTTTAACCTCTAGATGAATAAATCATGATCAATACCCCTAACAGCACGATCAATGAGCCTAATTGATCAAATTTGTCAGGAGCTAATCCATCGATCTTCCAACCCCACAGCAGCGAGAGAATAATAAAAATACCACCATAAGCTGCATAAGTGCGACCAAAGTTACTTGGCTGTTGTGTGGCGACAAACCCATAAACAGTTAGCAGTAATGAACCAACTAACCCTAGCCAGATGCTTTTACCTTCTCGCAACCATAACCAAATTAGATAGCCTCCGCCAATTTCACACAAACCCGCTAAACAGAAGTAACCCAAAGACTTGATGATGGACATTTTAATTTTTAAAAAATACGTATGATGAGCATTATCTACTATATGTATCTTAAAATCTGTACAACTTAAATATTCATGCATATATTGTATTACAATACTGAGGGATAATCTAACCCCACAAACCAAAAACTCTGGATGACAAACCACCAGAGATAAGGTGTCAAAATAACAGGAAACAGGGAAATCCCTATCAATAAATTTAGGCTTCCGCCGTGAGTATTCACAGCAAAGTCTGAACATTGAAAAACTTAAGCTCGTTTACTTTCCATTCTTAGGAATTGTTTTCCTATGCTCCAAAGACTATATGTAAACAACTTTAGATGCCTAGAAAACTTTGAATTGACAATAAAGGGGATGTCATCTGCTCTGTTAATTGGGAAAAACGGTGCAGGTAAATCAACTATTGCCATTGTATTAGAGGTACTTCAGTCTGTTGGTAGAGGGATTAATAGAGTTGGACAACTTGTTCAATCAAAAGATTTCGTTTGTGGTAGGTCTAATGTGCCGATCCGCTTAGAAATAGAAGTATTATTGAACAATAACTTATACAAATATATTCTTGCCTTTGAGTTACCAGAAAAATTTAAAGAGCTACGAGTTTTTGAAGAGCAACTCCTAGTTTCGGGAGATCCAATCTACTCTAGAAGAGAAGCTCAAGTCACTCTTCACAACAGTCCACAAAACCGTGAAGCTCAATTTCTTGTGGATTGGCATCTTGTTGCTTTACCAGTCATACAGGAGCAATCAGAAACTGATCCACTACGGATTTTTAAAACTTGGCTGGCTCGGATGATCATTTTAGCCCCAATTCCCAGCTTAATGACTGGAGAATCCAATGGGGAAACATTGGAACCAAAACGAGATGGTTCAAACTTCGGAGAATGGATTTCTGGGTTACTTAGTCGTTATCCTGCTGCTTACACACAGGTTGACAAATATCTTCGAGAAGTTATGCCTGACATTCAGGATTTTCTGAATGAACAAATCGGCAAAGACGCTAAAAGCATGATTGTTCGGTTTGAAGCAAATAATGCAAATCTGAGTATTGATTTTAAAGATTTATCTGATGGCGAAAAATGCTTTTTTCTCTGCGCTGTCGTATTAGCTGCTAACAAATTCTATGGGCCACTTTTTTGCTTCTGGGATGAGCCAGATAACTATCTTTCCCTATCGGAAATTGGTCATTTTGTTACATCACTCCGACGCTCATTTAGGCATAGTGGTCAAATTTTAGTAACCTCTCATAATCCTGAAGCAATCCGAAAATTTTCAGATGAAAATACCTTAGTTCTTCATCGAGCAAACCATTTAGAACCAACTTTAGTTAGACTGCTCAGTGATATATCTGTTCCAGGTGATCTTGTAGATACCTTAATTCGTGACGATATAGAAATATGAGCGTGAATAGGTATCAACCCTGCGTTTTTGTATTGCCAGAAGACGATGCTAATCGCCAGATTGCCAATGGATTTATCCTTAATTTAAACCTTAACGGCCGTGCTATTCAAGTTCTGCCACCTGCTCGTGGTTGGGTAAAAGTTGTAGAGAAATTTACGGAAGATCATATTCCTGAAATGCGACTATATACAAAAAGGATGATGGTTTTGCTGATTGATTTTGATGATCAGCAGGGTCAGCGATTGAGTTATGTACAGAGTAAGATTCCCACAGATTTAATTGATAGAGTGTTCGTGATTGGAGTGCTATCTGAACCAGAACGTTTAAAGGGAGATATTAACAAGAGTTTTGAAAATATTGGAGAATCTTTAGCAAAAGATTGCGCCGATAATACAAATGAATTAT
Coding sequences within it:
- a CDS encoding YnfA family protein; amino-acid sequence: MSIIKSLGYFCLAGLCEIGGGYLIWLWLREGKSIWLGLVGSLLLTVYGFVATQQPSNFGRTYAAYGGIFIILSLLWGWKIDGLAPDKFDQLGSLIVLLGVLIMIYSSRG
- a CDS encoding AAA family ATPase, encoding MLQRLYVNNFRCLENFELTIKGMSSALLIGKNGAGKSTIAIVLEVLQSVGRGINRVGQLVQSKDFVCGRSNVPIRLEIEVLLNNNLYKYILAFELPEKFKELRVFEEQLLVSGDPIYSRREAQVTLHNSPQNREAQFLVDWHLVALPVIQEQSETDPLRIFKTWLARMIILAPIPSLMTGESNGETLEPKRDGSNFGEWISGLLSRYPAAYTQVDKYLREVMPDIQDFLNEQIGKDAKSMIVRFEANNANLSIDFKDLSDGEKCFFLCAVVLAANKFYGPLFCFWDEPDNYLSLSEIGHFVTSLRRSFRHSGQILVTSHNPEAIRKFSDENTLVLHRANHLEPTLVRLLSDISVPGDLVDTLIRDDIEI